The sequence CCGCTCGGCGATCGACTCGCTGGCGCGGTGCCGCAGCAGGGGGTCGCGCACCCCGGCCGCCGTGGCCAGGGTGAGATGGATCTGGTCCCAGGTGAGGATGTCGCCGCTGACCACGTTGACGCTCTCGCCGACCGCGTGGTCCAGGCCGAGCAGCGCCACGAAAGCCCGCGCGAAGTCCCGGGCGTGGGTGAGGGACCACAGCGACGTGCCGTCGCCGTGCACCACCACCGGCCGCCCCGCGCGCATCCGCTCGATCGCCGTCCACCCGGCGAGCACCGGGACCACCGTGCGGTCGTAGGTGTGGAAGGGCCGCACGATCGTCAGCGGGAAGCCGGTGTCGCGGTAGGCGTCCTCCAGCAGCAGCTCGCAGGCGATCTTGTCCCGCGCGTAGCCGAAGACCGGCTGGCGGCGCGGGCTGGACTCGGTGATCGGCAGGTGCGGCACCGGCCGGCCGAAGACCGAGCAGGTACTGATGAAGACATACTGCCCGGTCCGGCCGGTGAACAGCTCCGGATGCGCCCGCACGTCGTCGGGGGTGAAGCCGACCCAGTTGACGACCGCGTCGAACTCCTCGTCGCGCAGCACCGCCTTCAGCGCCGCCGGATCGCGGACGTCCGCCCGCAACTGCCGTACGCCGTCGGCGACCGCCCGCACCGGCTCCGAGCGCGTCACGATCGTCACGTCCGCGCCCTGGGCCGCGGCCCGTGCGGCCGCCGCCGAACCGATCATCCCGGCACCGCCGAGGAACAGCACCCTCATGCCTGCTCCTCGGTCGGCGCCGGGACGACCGCGCCACGGGACAGCCCGTGGCCGACCAGATGGGCGTAGGAGCGGCGCAGCGCCTCGAACGTGTCGATGTGCAGCCGCTCCAGCTCGACGATGTGCCAGCGCGGACCCGACGGCGTCGTCAGGGTGCGGGTCCAGTCGATCCGGCCCTCCCCGATCGGCACCATCACGTCGTCCTCGTAGGAGAGCGCCGGTCCGTCCTTGACGTGCACGAAGCGCGCCCGCTCGCCCAGCCCGGCCAGCACCTGCGCCGGGTCGGCGCCGCCCATCACCGTCCAGTAGGCGTCGAGTTCGACCAGCACCCGGTCGTCGAGCAGCTCCAGCAGCAGGTCGTACGCCGAGCGGCCGCCGAACTCCTGGCTGAACTC comes from Streptomyces sp. NBC_00448 and encodes:
- a CDS encoding sugar phosphate isomerase/epimerase family protein, with translation MAAGIGVMMYTVLDQARADLEGTLARLAELGYLGIETYGLVEHFGSARVRDAIAAAGLTLTSAHTPFPAGADAERLLDQNQELGAEVLVWSMEREEFDSPDAIRRGVARVNEAAERAAGRGMRIAYHNHFAEFSQEFGGRSAYDLLLELLDDRVLVELDAYWTVMGGADPAQVLAGLGERARFVHVKDGPALSYEDDVMVPIGEGRIDWTRTLTTPSGPRWHIVELERLHIDTFEALRRSYAHLVGHGLSRGAVVPAPTEEQA
- a CDS encoding NAD-dependent epimerase/dehydratase family protein is translated as MRVLFLGGAGMIGSAAAARAAAQGADVTIVTRSEPVRAVADGVRQLRADVRDPAALKAVLRDEEFDAVVNWVGFTPDDVRAHPELFTGRTGQYVFISTCSVFGRPVPHLPITESSPRRQPVFGYARDKIACELLLEDAYRDTGFPLTIVRPFHTYDRTVVPVLAGWTAIERMRAGRPVVVHGDGTSLWSLTHARDFARAFVALLGLDHAVGESVNVVSGDILTWDQIHLTLATAAGVRDPLLRHRASESIAERVPGWGEVLEHDFRHSMLFDTSKLRALVPGFAPEVSFSQGAREVLAHYDSHPELKSVDEELSRAFDVLLEG